From the genome of Latilactobacillus curvatus JCM 1096 = DSM 20019:
GTTGACGTCCAGCTGTTGTGCCAATTGTTCGGCCTGTGCTTGTTGTTCAGGGGAGAGCTTATTGATAATTGAGGCCTCTGCCTGGGGGGCTGCTTCCTCAGTGACAACTGGCGCACTTTGGTCGAAAGGATCTTTTAATAAATCATTCATTAAATCGTTTGTTGGATTGGGCGTTTCAGACATTAGTCTTCCTCCTTGTGATCTGGGGTGATTTGTTGTTGAGCGACGGAGACTTCTGTGTCTAAGTCATCGACGTCTTCGGCCACGAAATCCGCGTAGTCTTGTTGAATCTGTTGACTAAGCGCATCAATTGCCGCAGCCGATTTATCTAAAACGAGATAGGTATCGGCTGTCTTGACTTCATGATGGTTAATTTCGATGTATTTGCTAGTCAGTTCATTGATTGATGGTAAGTGCCGGTATAAAAAGTCGCCAGCATTGTGAAGCCGCTTTGGATCTTTCACAATCGCACGAAAAAGCGATTGGCTGACCTTGGTTGTATCGTGATTTAAATCGATTGCCCGTAATTTAGGAAGAGCTTGCATGTTGGTTGCAAGTACCTTAATTTGCGCTTCGGCTTGTTGCATCGTTTGTCTGAAAAAGTCAATTTCGTCATCACTCATGCCAGCATCTTGGTAGTGTTTCAGCATTTGTGGTGAAATATGCTGATCTTTTTTATATTCTGGTTGTCGTTTAAGCCGTTTGAGGCTGATTGTAACGTAGATCAGCCCTAATAATAAACCAAGGCTGAACCAGATGAAATTATCCCAATCACCATAAATATCAAAGCATGTTGCCAAAATTGGGATTGAGACAAGTGTAATGAGCATGCCTGTGCACCAAATCGTTATTTTTTTAAACATAATTGTCAGCTCCTGATTTAATTGATGCCTTCATTCTAACAGGAATTAAGGTAAAAGAGTATCCGCCTAAGGATGGATTTTTAATTCGGCCGTGAACCTGAATTTAGCATTGACGATGGCGGACGATTTTAAATGCGCGTATAATAGCGATTAAACGGTAAAGGTGGCATTAGCAGATGGATTATACAGAAAAGGTCCTCTCGGAAGAAACATTATTCAAAGGCCAGATCATTGATCTTGCCGTTCAACAAGTGGCACTGCCAAATGGACAAACCGCAAGTCGCGAGATTGTCTATCATCATGGGGCGGTTGGCATTATTCCGATTACGGCGGATAACAGCATCCTTTTAGTGCGACAATGGCGCGCCCCCATGCAACGTGAAACGTTAGAAATTCCTGCTGGAAAGATTGATCCAGGTGAAAAGAACTTAGATCAGGTCGCACTACGTGAATTGAATGAAGAAACGGGTTTGACGACGCAAAAGCTCGTGCACGTGACGGATTTCTTTTCATCACCCGGTTTTTCAAATGAATTAATGACTTTATACTACACTGATACACTAACGCCGGTCACGCATAAGCGCTCGCTAGATGACGATGAGTTCTTGAACGTCGAAAAGTTGACGTTAGAAGAAGCACAAGCAGCCGTTGCAGATGGTTTAATCTGTGATGCCAAAACGATTATGGCGTTGTATTACTGGCAATTACAAGCAAAATAGGAGCGGTAGAAATGACGAATGAACCTAAGACGCGCGAAGAATATCGACAACAAAAAGAGGCTGAAGAAGCCGCCTTTAAACAGCGCGATCAAGAGCGCCTCAGGACAGAACGTGAATATGCACGTGAACAACAAAAAGAAGCCCTTAAAGCGGTGACTGAAGACGAACCAGAAACAGCAACGCGTCGGACTAAGAAAGTCGATCCACCAGCGGTTAAACGAATGAAGAAACGGTTGAATTGGGCGATTGGGATTACCTTTGGCTTAATTATTATCGTTTACTTGATTCTTTTTTTCCTATAGAATGGTAAAGTTAATGTTTTTTTAGAATGGAGAGAATTAGTATGAAAATTAGTGTCATTTGCGCCATGGAAGAAGAAATTCGGACGCTTTTAACAAAATTAGAAGATGTGCAACAACACACGGTTGCTGGCAATACCTTTTATAAAGGTCAATTGTACGGTCATGAAGTGACGTTGGTTGAATCAGGAATTGGTAAAGTGCAAGCTGGGATGACGACGGCGATTTTATTAGCCGAAGAAAAACCAGATGTTGTGATTAATACCGGTTCAGCTGGTGGGATTGGTGAAGGCCTTCATATCGGCGACGTCGTGATTTCAAGCGAAGTCGCTTATCACGATGCAGAAGCAACTGCCTTTGGTTACTTACCAGGTCAATTACCACAACAACCCCAACGATTTGAAAGTGATGCTAAGATTGTTCAACAAATCGAAGCGGCGGCTAAAGCGGTTGACATACAA
Proteins encoded in this window:
- a CDS encoding 5-bromo-4-chloroindolyl phosphate hydrolysis family protein — protein: MFKKITIWCTGMLITLVSIPILATCFDIYGDWDNFIWFSLGLLLGLIYVTISLKRLKRQPEYKKDQHISPQMLKHYQDAGMSDDEIDFFRQTMQQAEAQIKVLATNMQALPKLRAIDLNHDTTKVSQSLFRAIVKDPKRLHNAGDFLYRHLPSINELTSKYIEINHHEVKTADTYLVLDKSAAAIDALSQQIQQDYADFVAEDVDDLDTEVSVAQQQITPDHKEED
- a CDS encoding NUDIX hydrolase; the protein is MDYTEKVLSEETLFKGQIIDLAVQQVALPNGQTASREIVYHHGAVGIIPITADNSILLVRQWRAPMQRETLEIPAGKIDPGEKNLDQVALRELNEETGLTTQKLVHVTDFFSSPGFSNELMTLYYTDTLTPVTHKRSLDDDEFLNVEKLTLEEAQAAVADGLICDAKTIMALYYWQLQAK
- a CDS encoding 5'-methylthioadenosine/adenosylhomocysteine nucleosidase, with the translated sequence MKISVICAMEEEIRTLLTKLEDVQQHTVAGNTFYKGQLYGHEVTLVESGIGKVQAGMTTAILLAEEKPDVVINTGSAGGIGEGLHIGDVVISSEVAYHDAEATAFGYLPGQLPQQPQRFESDAKIVQQIEAAAKAVDIQPRVGLIVTGDQFVASQDKIKAIKEIYPEALSCEMEGAAIGQVATQFKIPFVVIRAMSDVGNEEAGVTFDEFIVEAGQKSAAMLLNFLKNIK